From a region of the Ficedula albicollis isolate OC2 chromosome 1A, FicAlb1.5, whole genome shotgun sequence genome:
- the CBY1 gene encoding protein chibby homolog 1 translates to MPLFGNSFSPKKTPPRKWSSLSNLHLMDRSTREVELGLEYGTPTMNLAGQSLKFENGHWVSESGSFTGDRRELQRLRKRNQQLEEENNLLRLKVEILLDMLSETTAESHLMEKELEELKQHNRRKK, encoded by the exons ATGCCTCTCTTTGGGAACTCCTTCAGCCCGAAGAAGACCCCTCCCAGGAAATGGTCCTCGCTGTCCAACCTGCACCTG ATGGATAGATCCACCCGTGAGGTTGAGCTGGGCCTGGAATACGGCACCCCCACAATGAACCTTGCTGGCCAGAGCCTGAAGTTCGAAAATGGCCACTGGGTTTCAG AATCAGGAAGCTTCACGGGGGATCGCAGGGAACTGCAGCGCTTGCGCAAACGAAACCAGCAGctagaggaagaaaacaacctACTTCGGCTGAAAGTGGAGATTCTGCTGGACATG CTCTCTGAGACCACTGCCGAGTCCCACCTcatggagaaggagctggaggagctgaagcAGCATAACCGGAGGAAGAAGTGA